One Telluria mixta DNA window includes the following coding sequences:
- a CDS encoding efflux RND transporter periplasmic adaptor subunit — protein MKTKNIAIVVGVVVAVGAGTWILNHGSDSHADGAAAPGGKGKGAQPPAVVNVVAPQRQDVAVVQQANGTVTPIRTVDLHPQTTATIRQVHIKEGQFVKQGELMFSLDDREDRANLDKAQAQVERDRASLADLERQFKRSQDLFAQHFIAQSAVDTLRAQVDQARATLQADIAAARASSVTTSYTAIRAPMSGRVGGINVYPGSLVQPATSLTTVTQLDPITVAFTLPESSLPSLLAAQKRGKVEVEALPGADLAPVKGTLSFVDNTVDPQAGTIKVKAEFDNRETTLWPGQYVNTKVIVQTLKDAVVIPQNAIITNAQGTFVYVLEKDHSARLVPVHRVYGAGVDAAVSGLAGSEQVITDGKQNVRPGAKVRLASEMGKGKDVHVADKG, from the coding sequence ATGAAAACCAAGAATATCGCGATCGTCGTCGGCGTTGTCGTTGCCGTCGGCGCGGGTACATGGATCCTGAACCATGGGTCCGATTCGCATGCCGACGGGGCCGCCGCCCCGGGCGGCAAGGGTAAAGGTGCGCAGCCGCCGGCCGTCGTCAACGTCGTGGCGCCGCAACGCCAGGACGTGGCCGTCGTGCAGCAGGCCAACGGCACCGTGACGCCGATCCGCACCGTCGACCTGCACCCGCAGACGACCGCCACCATCCGGCAAGTCCACATCAAGGAAGGCCAGTTCGTCAAACAGGGCGAACTGATGTTCTCGCTGGACGACCGCGAAGACCGCGCCAACCTCGACAAGGCCCAGGCCCAGGTCGAACGCGACCGCGCGTCGCTGGCCGACCTCGAACGCCAGTTCAAGCGCAGCCAGGACTTGTTCGCCCAGCACTTCATCGCGCAGAGCGCCGTCGACACGCTGCGCGCCCAGGTCGACCAGGCCCGCGCCACGCTGCAGGCCGACATCGCGGCCGCGCGCGCGAGCAGCGTCACGACGAGCTACACCGCGATCCGCGCGCCGATGTCCGGCCGCGTGGGCGGCATCAACGTCTATCCGGGCAGCCTCGTGCAGCCGGCGACGTCGCTGACGACGGTCACCCAGCTCGACCCGATCACCGTCGCGTTCACCTTGCCGGAATCCAGCCTGCCGTCGCTGCTGGCGGCGCAGAAGCGGGGCAAGGTCGAGGTCGAGGCGCTGCCCGGCGCCGACCTGGCGCCCGTGAAGGGCACGCTCAGCTTCGTCGACAACACGGTCGACCCGCAAGCCGGCACGATCAAGGTGAAGGCCGAGTTCGACAACCGCGAGACGACGCTGTGGCCCGGCCAGTACGTGAACACGAAGGTCATCGTGCAGACCTTGAAGGATGCCGTCGTGATCCCGCAGAACGCCATCATCACCAATGCCCAGGGCACGTTCGTGTACGTGCTCGAGAAGGATCATTCGGCCCGCCTCGTGCCGGTGCACCGCGTGTACGGTGCGGGCGTGGATGCGGCCGTCAGCGGCCTCGCGGGCAGCGAGCAGGTCATCACCGACGGCAAGCAGAACGTGCGCCCGGGTGCGAAGGTGCGCCTGGCGTCCGAAATGGGCAAAGGTAAAGACGTCCACGTCGCCGACAAGGGCTGA
- a CDS encoding ATP-binding protein, translated as MRAFLGSMTGRVFATLLLGILLTAALTQLLADAERARVIDEFRDLHNLDRAEQLIMATEIVPESARKAYLDVANRPGMQLADVETHPAALAPANSEFTQALAARMGKGYAMRSLATRPAACATAREQPVVFGLLRMKWRGTCESIAVRLRDGDDLVLSVLPPRSATSPQRTDYTWTISMFLVSVAFLAYLVARMTTRPLKQLAQAAKDLGNDINHPPLDLTGADEIRQASAAFNAMQARIRQYIFQRTQMLAAITHDLQTPLTRMRLRLEKVSEPELQERLIGDLSAMQAMVREGLDLARSMDTNEAMQMLDLDSLLDSVVADAAESCQRVTLTGHAGMALLGRPMDLRRCLVNLIDNAVKYGHAAKVSVDRINGAARIRIRDAGPGIPGAELARVFDPFYRVETSRSRESGGTGLGLTIARNIAEQHGGSISLANHPEGGLEATLMLPEFYPGK; from the coding sequence GTGAGAGCTTTCCTCGGCTCGATGACGGGCCGCGTGTTTGCCACCCTGCTGCTGGGCATCCTGCTCACGGCCGCGCTGACCCAGTTGCTGGCCGACGCCGAGCGCGCGCGCGTCATCGACGAGTTCCGCGACCTGCACAACCTCGACCGGGCCGAGCAGCTCATCATGGCCACCGAGATCGTTCCCGAGTCCGCGCGCAAGGCCTACCTCGACGTGGCCAACCGTCCCGGCATGCAGCTCGCCGACGTCGAGACCCACCCGGCCGCGCTCGCCCCGGCCAATTCCGAATTCACCCAGGCGCTCGCCGCGCGCATGGGCAAAGGCTATGCGATGCGGTCGCTGGCCACGCGTCCGGCCGCGTGCGCGACGGCGCGCGAACAGCCCGTCGTGTTCGGCCTGCTGCGCATGAAGTGGCGCGGCACGTGCGAGAGCATCGCCGTGCGCCTGCGCGACGGCGACGATCTCGTGTTGTCCGTGCTGCCGCCGCGCTCGGCCACGTCGCCGCAACGCACCGACTACACGTGGACGATCTCGATGTTCCTCGTCAGCGTCGCCTTCCTTGCCTACCTCGTGGCGCGCATGACGACGCGGCCGCTGAAGCAGCTGGCGCAGGCGGCGAAAGACCTCGGCAACGACATCAACCACCCGCCGCTCGACCTCACGGGCGCCGACGAGATCCGCCAGGCCAGTGCCGCCTTCAACGCGATGCAGGCGCGCATCCGCCAGTACATCTTCCAGCGCACGCAGATGCTGGCCGCCATCACGCACGACCTGCAGACGCCGCTCACGCGCATGCGCCTGCGCCTGGAAAAGGTCAGCGAGCCCGAGCTGCAGGAGCGCCTGATCGGCGACCTGTCCGCGATGCAGGCGATGGTGCGCGAAGGCCTCGACCTGGCGCGCAGCATGGACACGAACGAAGCCATGCAGATGCTGGATCTCGACTCGCTGCTGGATTCCGTCGTCGCCGACGCGGCCGAGAGCTGCCAGCGCGTGACCCTGACGGGCCACGCCGGCATGGCGCTGCTGGGCCGGCCGATGGACCTGCGCCGCTGCCTCGTCAACCTGATCGACAACGCCGTCAAGTACGGCCACGCGGCCAAGGTGAGCGTCGACCGCATCAATGGCGCGGCGCGCATTCGCATCCGCGACGCCGGCCCCGGCATTCCGGGCGCCGAGCTGGCGCGCGTGTTCGACCCGTTCTACCGGGTGGAAACGTCGCGCTCGCGCGAATCGGGCGGGACCGGGCTCGGTCTCACGATCGCCCGCAACATCGCCGAGCAGCACGGCGGCAGCATCAGCCTCGCCAACCATCCGGAAGGCGGGCTCGAAGCGACTTTGATGTTGCCGGAATTTTATCCCGGCAAATAA